The following are encoded in a window of Oncorhynchus keta strain PuntledgeMale-10-30-2019 unplaced genomic scaffold, Oket_V2 Un_contig_1871_pilon_pilon, whole genome shotgun sequence genomic DNA:
- the LOC127920257 gene encoding BRCA1-associated ATM activator 1-like: TDLPCPDLLKKRVCDVRWEVRDSTLEFLGQLCEALSCTVTPILLEALCDQESYVRASAISALARTLPLSDQQGEPGNQTQEQTLGQLLDILSQDSEGFPRRAVVQYFISWLKTHPSSSSSSSSSLCSVLSLGSTDLDWEVKVHTLELVELLMEEHYQVTRSQSWGQLLPLRWLWRDKPTNTH, from the exons acagaccTGCCCTGCCCAGACCTCCTAAAGAAGCGTGTGTGTGACGTGCGTTGGGAGGTTCGAGACTCCACTCTGGAGTTCCTCGGCCAGCTGTGTGAGGCGTTAAGCTGCACCGTCACTCCTATCCTGCTGGAGGCGCTGTGTGATCAGGAGAGCTACGTGAGGGCTAGTGCCATCTCTGCCCTGGCCAGGACACTACCGCTCAGTGACCAGCAGGGGGAGCCAGGGAACCAGAcacag gaacagaccCTGGGTCAGTTACTAGACATCCTGTCTCAGGATTCAGAGGGCTTCCCCAGACGTGCTGTGGTCCAGTACTTCATCAGCTGGCTAAAGACACACccatcatcttcctcctcctcctcctcctcgctgtGTTCTGTCCTATCGCTGGGCAGCACTGATCTGGACTGGGAGGTCAAAGTTCACACCCTGGAGCTGGTTGAGCTCCTAATGGAGGAACACTACCAGGTCACCAGGAGTCAGAGCTGGGGTCAACTCCTCCCCTTACGGTGGCTCTGGAGGGACAAACCTACTAACACACACTGA